A part of Variovorax sp. HW608 genomic DNA contains:
- a CDS encoding D-amino acid dehydrogenase, which translates to MKVIVLGGGVVGVTSAYYLAKDGAQVTVIDRQGGPALETSFANAGQVSPGYSTPWAAPGIPLKAIKWLFQKHAPLAIRADGSLFQLSWIVQMLRNCTAARYAVNKERMMRVAEYSRSCLQQLRAETGIAYDERTGGTLQLFRTQAQVDSVERDISVLRECGVAYELLTRDELQRAEPALAQARDRLSGGLRLPWDETGDCNRFTCELTTLARNLGVEFKFGQTVDGLSTAGDRIAGVQVNGQLLTADRYVMAFGSYSRAMLKPLGLSLPIYPVKGYSLTIPLVNPALAPQSTVLDETYKIALTRLGDRIRVGGMAELGGFDLRLDARRRETLEMVVTDLFPGGDLPTATFWTGLRPMTPDSTPIIGATHFRNLFLNTGHGTLGWTMSCGSSRVIADLICDRRPEISTAGLGVDRYTPGAGQSASHSTSAAA; encoded by the coding sequence ATGAAAGTTATTGTTCTTGGAGGCGGCGTGGTCGGAGTGACAAGCGCCTACTACTTGGCGAAAGATGGCGCGCAAGTTACCGTGATCGATCGCCAGGGGGGCCCAGCCCTCGAGACGAGCTTTGCGAACGCTGGCCAAGTCTCGCCGGGCTACTCCACTCCCTGGGCGGCTCCCGGCATTCCGTTGAAGGCCATCAAGTGGCTGTTCCAGAAGCATGCGCCGCTGGCCATCCGCGCAGACGGGAGCCTATTCCAGCTGAGTTGGATCGTGCAGATGCTACGCAACTGCACCGCAGCACGCTACGCAGTCAACAAGGAGCGGATGATGCGCGTGGCGGAGTACAGCCGCAGCTGTCTGCAGCAGCTGCGCGCCGAGACCGGTATTGCCTACGATGAGCGCACCGGCGGCACCTTGCAGTTGTTCCGGACGCAGGCGCAGGTGGACTCGGTCGAGCGCGACATCTCCGTGCTGCGGGAGTGCGGAGTGGCCTACGAGCTGCTCACCCGCGATGAACTGCAGCGGGCCGAACCGGCTCTGGCGCAGGCACGCGACCGTCTCTCCGGCGGGCTGCGTTTGCCCTGGGACGAGACGGGCGACTGCAATCGCTTCACGTGCGAGCTCACCACCCTGGCCCGCAACTTGGGTGTGGAGTTCAAGTTTGGTCAAACTGTGGACGGTCTGTCGACTGCCGGCGACCGCATCGCCGGTGTGCAGGTGAACGGACAACTGCTGACCGCCGACCGCTACGTGATGGCCTTCGGCAGCTACTCGCGTGCGATGCTGAAGCCGCTGGGTCTGTCCCTGCCCATCTATCCGGTCAAGGGCTATTCCTTGACCATCCCGCTGGTGAACCCGGCACTGGCACCGCAATCCACGGTGCTGGACGAGACTTACAAGATCGCGCTCACTCGCCTGGGCGACCGCATCCGCGTCGGCGGCATGGCCGAGCTCGGCGGCTTCGATCTGCGGCTGGACGCACGCCGCCGCGAAACGCTGGAAATGGTGGTTACCGATCTGTTCCCGGGTGGCGATCTGCCGACCGCCACATTCTGGACGGGGCTGCGCCCCATGACGCCAGACAGCACCCCGATCATTGGCGCCACGCACTTCCGCAACCTGTTCCTCAACACGGGTCACGGTACGCTTGGGTGGACCATGTCCTGCGGATCGAGCCGCGTGATCGCCGACCTCATCTGCGACCGCCGCCCCGAGATCAGCACTGCCGGTCTGGGCGTCGATCGCTACACACCTGGGGCGGGCCAGTCCGCGTCCCATTCGACGTCGGCGGCGGCCTGA
- a CDS encoding methylaspartate ammonia-lyase, giving the protein MKRSHPWWLLLLKVEDMSRSITIQKVIASPGVGSFFFDDQAAIKAGAQRDGAAYKGKAQTPGFQAVREPAESVSVMLVLSDGYIAKGDCASVQYTGVGGREPRFHAAQLAAQIEQNLAPQLWGVDVRSFRRTAGYAEKVIDGLFESKRAAAYGVSQALLDAAAHAAGHHLMAQVVKDEWGIESQLAAVPIYGQCGDERYTNVDKMILKRVPVMPHGLINTRELVGADGAALETYIGWLRARIAQLRSSHDYEPVIHLDVYGLIGAVAAGSIDKTADIIQRLESAAGPHLLRIEHPLDAGGRDAQIAALAKLRQMLKARGSKVGIIADEWANTAEDVHLFVKAGAVDMVQIKTPDLGSLHNSIDAILDCHQHGVGPVLGGTCAETDLSARATTNIGVATGVTQMLAKPGMGFDEGFNIVFNEMNRVLRSAKALNLADV; this is encoded by the coding sequence ATGAAACGCAGCCACCCCTGGTGGCTGCTCCTATTGAAGGTTGAAGATATGTCCCGATCAATCACCATCCAAAAAGTCATTGCAAGCCCTGGTGTGGGGTCGTTCTTCTTCGACGACCAGGCCGCCATCAAGGCCGGTGCGCAACGTGATGGCGCCGCCTATAAAGGCAAGGCACAGACCCCGGGCTTCCAAGCGGTGCGGGAACCGGCAGAGTCTGTTTCGGTCATGCTGGTGCTGAGTGACGGCTACATCGCGAAGGGGGATTGCGCGAGTGTCCAATACACCGGCGTCGGCGGGAGAGAGCCGCGCTTTCATGCCGCACAGCTGGCGGCACAGATCGAGCAGAACCTGGCGCCGCAATTGTGGGGCGTGGACGTCCGGTCGTTTCGCCGGACCGCGGGGTATGCCGAGAAAGTGATCGACGGCCTGTTCGAATCCAAGCGCGCTGCCGCGTACGGGGTCTCGCAGGCGCTGCTGGATGCCGCGGCGCACGCGGCTGGCCATCACCTGATGGCGCAGGTGGTCAAGGACGAGTGGGGCATTGAATCGCAGCTTGCCGCTGTGCCGATCTATGGGCAATGCGGCGATGAGCGATACACCAACGTTGACAAGATGATTCTCAAGCGCGTGCCCGTGATGCCTCATGGCCTCATCAACACGCGTGAGTTGGTGGGTGCAGACGGTGCCGCCCTCGAGACCTATATCGGCTGGCTGCGTGCTCGCATCGCTCAACTGCGCAGCTCGCACGACTACGAGCCTGTCATCCACCTGGACGTCTACGGCCTGATCGGCGCGGTGGCCGCTGGTTCCATCGATAAGACCGCAGACATCATCCAACGTCTGGAAAGCGCTGCTGGTCCGCACCTACTGCGCATCGAGCATCCCCTGGATGCCGGCGGCCGGGACGCGCAGATCGCCGCCTTGGCCAAGCTCCGGCAGATGCTGAAGGCACGTGGCAGTAAGGTGGGGATCATCGCCGACGAATGGGCCAACACGGCGGAAGACGTGCACCTGTTCGTCAAGGCCGGCGCCGTGGACATGGTACAGATCAAGACGCCCGATCTGGGGTCGCTGCACAACTCGATCGATGCCATTCTCGACTGCCATCAGCACGGCGTCGGGCCGGTGCTGGGCGGTACCTGTGCGGAGACGGATCTGTCGGCCCGCGCGACGACGAACATCGGTGTGGCCACCGGCGTGACCCAGATGCTGGCCAAACCTGGCATGGGTTTTGATGAAGGCTTCAACATCGTGTTCAACGAGATGAATCGGGTGCTGCGCTCGGCGAAGGCCTTGAACCTCGCGGACGTATGA
- a CDS encoding aspartate aminotransferase family protein: MTLQSSKTLAQTDITTGLHPFTNARAHETKGPLIMERGDGIYVYDTNGKQYIESFGGLWSVALGFSERRLAAAATEQLNKLPFYHTFNHMSHEPTIRLADKLVQMTPDHLTRAAFTNSGSEANDTVIKMIWYWNNARGLPKKKKFLARLKGYHGTSMASASLTGLPNSHRDFDLPNIPVKHLMTPHLRTSGLDGETEEEFCARLIKEAEDYILSEGPDTIAAFIGEPLMAAAGVLPPPKGYWQGIEALCRKYDILLIADEVVNGFGRLGTMFGSTYYEFKPDIMVMSKQLTSSYMPLAAILFTEELYNGIADNTSKIGTWGHGYTTTGHPVATAVALENIKIIEERDLVGNAARVGKVFQQKLRELSSHPIVGDVRGVGLMAGVEMAPDKNSRRPFSQVGKAGARAFAAALENGLVVRVIGDTIAFCPPLIITEEQSLDLVSRFTRVLDTTAEFVRKESIG, encoded by the coding sequence ATGACGCTGCAATCCTCGAAGACGCTCGCGCAAACTGATATCACCACGGGTCTTCACCCGTTCACCAACGCCCGTGCTCACGAAACCAAAGGCCCGCTCATCATGGAGCGCGGCGATGGTATCTACGTGTATGACACGAACGGCAAGCAATACATCGAGAGCTTCGGTGGCCTCTGGTCCGTGGCGCTAGGCTTCAGCGAAAGGCGGCTGGCAGCTGCAGCGACAGAGCAACTCAACAAGTTGCCCTTCTATCACACGTTCAATCACATGAGCCACGAGCCGACGATCCGTTTGGCCGACAAGCTCGTTCAAATGACGCCGGATCATCTCACCCGTGCGGCCTTCACCAATTCGGGGTCGGAGGCGAACGACACGGTAATCAAGATGATCTGGTATTGGAACAATGCACGAGGACTTCCCAAGAAGAAGAAGTTCCTGGCGCGCCTGAAGGGTTACCACGGCACCAGCATGGCGTCCGCCAGCCTGACTGGTCTGCCCAACAGCCACCGCGACTTCGATCTCCCCAACATCCCGGTCAAGCATCTGATGACCCCGCATCTGCGCACCTCCGGGCTCGATGGCGAAACCGAAGAGGAATTCTGCGCTCGCCTCATCAAGGAGGCCGAGGATTACATCCTGAGCGAAGGTCCTGACACCATTGCTGCCTTCATAGGCGAGCCCCTCATGGCGGCTGCCGGCGTGTTGCCGCCCCCCAAGGGCTACTGGCAGGGTATCGAAGCGCTGTGCCGCAAGTACGACATCCTGTTGATCGCCGACGAGGTGGTGAACGGCTTCGGGCGCCTGGGCACGATGTTCGGCTCCACCTACTATGAGTTCAAGCCGGACATCATGGTGATGTCCAAGCAACTGACGTCGTCGTACATGCCGCTGGCAGCTATCCTCTTCACCGAAGAGCTCTACAACGGGATCGCGGACAACACCTCCAAGATCGGCACCTGGGGGCACGGATACACGACCACGGGCCATCCCGTGGCGACCGCTGTGGCGCTTGAGAACATCAAGATCATCGAAGAACGCGACCTGGTTGGGAATGCAGCTCGGGTGGGCAAGGTTTTCCAGCAGAAGCTGCGCGAACTGTCCTCGCACCCGATCGTGGGAGATGTCCGGGGTGTCGGCCTCATGGCGGGTGTGGAGATGGCGCCGGACAAGAACTCCCGGCGTCCGTTCTCGCAGGTTGGCAAGGCCGGGGCGCGGGCCTTTGCCGCCGCACTCGAGAACGGCTTGGTGGTGCGCGTGATCGGCGACACCATCGCTTTCTGCCCGCCGCTGATCATTACCGAAGAGCAGTCGCTCGATCTGGTGTCGCGGTTCACCCGCGTGCTCGACACGACCGCCGAGTTCGTCCGCAAGGAAAGCATCGGCTGA
- a CDS encoding aldehyde dehydrogenase family protein: MLMNDQDAHLYIKGRWVVGQAGTLDNIDPANGQRIGVVSLADETQVSAALDAASGSFPAWSASNPRIRGQILKKAAALLRERLGELSEALLLEGGKTRADASGEAQRAIETLNWNGEEAPRVSGKVYSGIVDGSTRYSVPVPLGVAVAITAWNFPAVLIARKLGAALAAGCTVVLKASEFTPRTACAIVKALADAGLPEGVVNLVFGDPVTVSEQLLSSPVVKVLSFTGSTHVGKQLAGLAAKQLIRPVLELGGHAPVIAWSDADVDRVVAVTAPAKFGTAGQSCVAPTRYLVHRDLHDKLVQALVAKARSYCLGHGHEESANLGPVAHARRVRALQELVDDAVAKGASVETGGAKADLPGFFFQPTVLSGVPRDAELLSEEPFGPIATVQAFSTLDEAIELANAAPYAFAAYLFTDSMRVRNEVVSRLQASNIGVNQTAPSLPDVPLGGLGNSGYGYEGGTDGVLAYMQLRLVSQST; this comes from the coding sequence ATGTTGATGAATGACCAGGACGCCCACCTCTACATCAAGGGCCGCTGGGTAGTAGGTCAGGCGGGCACGCTTGACAACATCGATCCGGCCAATGGCCAGCGCATCGGTGTCGTGAGTCTGGCCGATGAGACGCAGGTCAGCGCGGCGCTCGATGCTGCGTCGGGCAGCTTCCCGGCTTGGAGCGCCTCGAACCCTCGCATTCGGGGCCAGATACTGAAGAAGGCTGCTGCGTTGCTTCGGGAGCGGTTGGGCGAATTGAGCGAGGCGTTGCTGCTTGAAGGCGGCAAGACGCGCGCCGATGCCAGTGGTGAAGCGCAGCGGGCCATTGAGACTCTGAATTGGAACGGGGAGGAAGCGCCCCGAGTCTCCGGCAAGGTATACAGCGGCATCGTCGATGGAAGCACTCGCTACTCGGTGCCTGTCCCGTTGGGCGTCGCGGTGGCGATCACGGCCTGGAATTTCCCGGCCGTGCTGATCGCCCGCAAGCTCGGTGCCGCACTGGCTGCCGGTTGCACGGTGGTGCTCAAGGCGTCGGAGTTCACCCCCCGTACGGCCTGTGCGATCGTGAAGGCGTTGGCCGATGCTGGTTTACCTGAAGGCGTGGTCAATCTGGTATTCGGTGATCCGGTGACGGTCAGCGAGCAGCTGTTGTCGTCGCCTGTGGTCAAGGTGCTGTCCTTCACCGGCTCGACCCATGTAGGCAAGCAGCTGGCCGGCCTGGCCGCCAAGCAGCTGATTCGCCCGGTGCTGGAGTTGGGTGGCCATGCACCGGTGATCGCATGGAGCGACGCCGACGTCGATCGCGTGGTTGCAGTGACGGCGCCTGCCAAGTTCGGCACGGCCGGTCAGTCTTGCGTGGCGCCCACACGCTACCTGGTGCATCGCGACCTGCACGACAAGCTGGTGCAGGCGCTCGTGGCCAAGGCGCGGTCCTACTGCCTGGGGCACGGACACGAAGAGTCCGCCAACCTCGGGCCGGTGGCGCACGCCAGACGCGTTCGCGCGCTTCAGGAACTGGTCGATGACGCGGTGGCCAAGGGTGCGTCGGTCGAAACCGGTGGCGCCAAGGCGGATCTCCCCGGTTTCTTCTTCCAGCCGACCGTACTGAGTGGCGTGCCGAGGGATGCGGAGCTCCTCTCCGAAGAACCGTTCGGTCCCATCGCTACGGTACAGGCATTCAGCACGCTGGATGAGGCCATCGAGCTGGCGAATGCCGCCCCTTACGCTTTCGCCGCCTACCTGTTCACCGACTCCATGCGTGTTCGCAACGAAGTGGTGAGTCGACTTCAGGCGTCGAACATCGGGGTGAACCAGACGGCCCCTTCGCTGCCGGATGTCCCGCTGGGAGGCTTGGGTAACAGCGGCTATGGCTACGAGGGGGGGACGGACGGCGTCCTGGCCTACATGCAGTTGCGCTTGGTGTCCCAGTCAACGTGA
- a CDS encoding CaiB/BaiF CoA transferase family protein: MTRPLDGTTVVSLEHAIAAPFCTRQLADLGARVIKIERPGAGDFARAYDQRVEGEASHFVWVNRSKESLTLDLKQPAALAVLMELISGADVLVQNLAPGAAARMGLGAEVLQAKNPSLIVCDISGYGEDGPYRDKKAYDLLIQSEAGFLSVTGTPDEPCKSGISIADIAAGMYAYTSILAALLQRNKTGKGSHIDVSMLEALGEWMSFPMYYAYQGASQPMRSGASHATIFPYGPFRVGDGGTVMLGLQNEREWRAFCEGVLEQPGLAADARFDSNARRNENREALRAIIGEAFRPLSTQQVLGRLDSAQIANARMNDMAGLWSHEQLQARQRWCSVESPAGAIPALLPPGRHSAFEYRMDAIPAVGEHTDSILRSLGRSTVDISAMRIVGAI; the protein is encoded by the coding sequence ATGACAAGACCTCTGGATGGAACCACCGTTGTTTCTCTGGAGCACGCAATCGCAGCTCCCTTCTGTACCCGCCAGCTCGCCGATCTGGGGGCTCGAGTCATCAAGATCGAGCGGCCTGGCGCCGGTGATTTCGCGCGGGCCTACGACCAGCGGGTCGAAGGTGAGGCGTCCCATTTTGTCTGGGTCAATCGCTCTAAAGAGAGCCTGACTCTGGATCTCAAGCAGCCCGCCGCGTTGGCGGTTTTGATGGAGCTGATCAGCGGTGCGGACGTTCTGGTGCAGAACCTCGCGCCAGGCGCCGCTGCTCGCATGGGGCTGGGCGCCGAAGTGCTGCAAGCGAAGAATCCGTCCCTTATTGTCTGCGACATCTCTGGTTATGGCGAAGATGGTCCGTACCGAGACAAAAAGGCATATGACCTCTTGATACAGAGCGAGGCGGGCTTTCTATCGGTTACGGGAACGCCCGATGAGCCCTGCAAGTCTGGGATCTCGATCGCCGACATCGCCGCTGGCATGTACGCCTATACCTCGATACTGGCAGCGCTTCTGCAGCGAAACAAAACAGGTAAGGGCTCGCACATCGACGTGTCCATGCTGGAAGCGCTGGGCGAGTGGATGAGCTTCCCGATGTACTACGCCTATCAGGGAGCCTCGCAGCCTATGCGCAGCGGGGCCTCGCATGCGACGATCTTCCCTTACGGACCTTTCCGTGTTGGTGACGGGGGAACGGTGATGCTGGGCCTGCAGAACGAACGCGAATGGCGCGCGTTCTGCGAGGGCGTGCTGGAACAGCCTGGGTTGGCCGCTGACGCTCGGTTCGACAGCAATGCGCGGCGCAACGAAAACCGGGAAGCGCTGCGTGCCATCATTGGAGAAGCCTTCAGGCCGCTGAGCACACAGCAGGTACTCGGACGGCTCGATTCGGCGCAAATTGCCAATGCCCGCATGAACGACATGGCGGGATTGTGGAGTCACGAGCAGCTTCAAGCGAGGCAGCGGTGGTGCAGTGTCGAGTCCCCGGCTGGCGCAATACCCGCGCTGCTGCCGCCCGGGCGGCACAGCGCGTTCGAATACCGGATGGATGCCATTCCGGCAGTCGGAGAGCACACAGACTCCATTCTTCGCTCACTGGGCAGAAGCACGGTGGACATCTCAGCTATGCGTATCGTTGGAGCAATCTAG
- the argE gene encoding acetylornithine deacetylase — MSVAEASQSPANGACGSPMSLPWAERLIAIDTVSRNSNLGLIETVRDYLRGVGIESILTYHESGNWANLFATIPAHDGSTNGGVVLSGHTDVVPVDGQDWHSDPFRPVVRDGKLYGRGSCDMKGFIGAALALVPAMQRAKLAKPIHFAFSYDEEVTCLGAPVMLEDLARRGIRPDGCIIGEPTSMRPIVAHKGINAYRCCVRGHAAHSSLTPRGLNSIEYASRLICFIRDMADKYRAQGPFEEFYDVPFTTAQTSTINGGIAMNTVPAECEFQFEFRNLPTMDPKPIFESINKYAMETLLPQMRKEHPSGSIEFSLISDAPGFDASEDAAITKLVRALTGDSERRKVAYGTEAGQFQQAGIPSVVCGPGDIEQAHRANEFVSLQQLAECERFMSRVIESMTVGAAG; from the coding sequence ATGTCAGTTGCTGAAGCGTCCCAATCCCCGGCGAACGGCGCATGCGGATCGCCCATGTCCCTGCCTTGGGCCGAACGGCTCATTGCCATCGACACGGTGAGCCGAAACTCGAATCTCGGCCTCATCGAAACTGTTCGCGACTACCTTCGTGGCGTGGGCATCGAGTCGATCCTCACGTATCACGAGAGCGGCAACTGGGCCAACCTTTTCGCGACCATTCCAGCGCACGACGGCTCGACGAACGGTGGCGTGGTGCTCTCGGGCCATACCGACGTTGTGCCTGTTGACGGGCAGGATTGGCACAGTGACCCGTTCAGGCCCGTGGTTCGCGACGGCAAGCTGTACGGTCGTGGAAGCTGCGACATGAAAGGCTTCATCGGCGCCGCGCTGGCTCTCGTCCCGGCGATGCAGCGTGCCAAGCTGGCCAAGCCCATCCACTTCGCATTCTCCTACGACGAGGAGGTGACCTGCCTCGGGGCGCCCGTCATGCTGGAAGACCTGGCGCGGCGGGGTATCCGGCCCGACGGGTGCATCATCGGTGAGCCGACGAGCATGCGTCCCATCGTGGCGCACAAGGGCATCAACGCATATCGCTGCTGCGTGCGCGGTCATGCTGCGCATTCGTCGCTCACCCCGCGCGGCTTGAACTCGATCGAGTACGCCTCACGGCTGATCTGCTTCATCCGCGACATGGCCGACAAGTATCGTGCGCAAGGCCCGTTCGAAGAGTTTTACGATGTGCCGTTCACCACCGCGCAGACCAGCACGATCAACGGCGGAATTGCCATGAACACGGTGCCGGCCGAGTGTGAATTCCAGTTCGAATTCCGCAATCTGCCAACCATGGATCCGAAGCCGATCTTCGAGTCCATTAACAAGTACGCGATGGAGACTCTGCTCCCACAGATGCGCAAGGAGCACCCGTCCGGCTCCATCGAGTTCTCGCTCATCTCGGATGCGCCGGGATTCGATGCCTCGGAAGACGCCGCCATTACGAAGCTGGTGCGTGCACTTACGGGTGATTCTGAAAGGCGCAAGGTGGCCTATGGCACCGAGGCTGGCCAGTTCCAGCAAGCTGGCATCCCCAGCGTTGTGTGCGGGCCAGGAGACATCGAACAGGCCCACCGTGCGAACGAGTTCGTCTCGTTGCAGCAGTTGGCCGAGTGCGAGCGCTTCATGAGTCGAGTGATCGAGAGCATGACCGTCGGCGCAGCCGGCTGA
- the alr gene encoding alanine racemase, with protein sequence MTRPTQAIIDLQALRYNYALARQRHGGRALAVLKANAYGHGATQCARALSGLADGFAVAFVEEAVSLRKAGIGAPILLLEGAFGADDLDLAHANGLWVVVHQESQLRMIEAARHLRDLNVWLKVNSGMGRAGFAPGDIAAAYARLKANGRVSELTLMTHFARADEPDSDATAQQTRVFDAATAGLPGDRSLCNSAGLLQWECARRDWGRPGILLYGADPMPKGDSGLKPVMTLCSEIFAVRELRPGDVLGYGGTFIAKQPTRVGIVAIGYADGYPRTAPTGTPVRVDGQPACTVGRVSMDMLTVDITHLPTAGIGSAVELWGNQVDVNVVARAAGTIPYELLCNVKRVRFSYVDRENASPGYPAPASQQAPDLVR encoded by the coding sequence ATGACACGCCCCACGCAAGCCATCATCGACCTGCAGGCGCTCCGCTACAACTACGCGCTAGCCAGGCAACGGCACGGCGGCCGGGCTCTGGCCGTCTTGAAGGCGAACGCTTACGGGCACGGAGCCACGCAGTGCGCGCGTGCGCTGTCGGGCTTGGCCGACGGCTTCGCCGTCGCCTTTGTCGAAGAGGCCGTTTCGCTGCGCAAGGCGGGCATCGGTGCGCCCATCCTGCTGCTCGAGGGCGCGTTCGGGGCGGATGATCTGGATCTGGCCCACGCGAACGGACTGTGGGTGGTGGTTCATCAGGAATCGCAGTTGCGGATGATTGAAGCTGCACGGCATCTGCGAGACCTGAACGTCTGGCTCAAGGTGAATTCCGGCATGGGACGGGCCGGCTTCGCCCCGGGAGACATTGCGGCGGCTTACGCGCGTCTGAAGGCCAACGGCCGCGTCTCGGAACTGACCCTCATGACGCACTTCGCGCGCGCCGATGAACCGGACTCCGACGCCACCGCGCAGCAAACGCGGGTGTTCGACGCCGCGACGGCCGGGTTGCCCGGCGATCGAAGTCTCTGCAATTCGGCAGGCCTACTGCAATGGGAATGTGCCCGGCGCGATTGGGGTCGACCGGGCATCCTGCTGTACGGCGCCGATCCCATGCCGAAAGGGGACAGCGGCCTCAAGCCCGTCATGACCCTGTGCAGCGAGATCTTCGCCGTGCGCGAACTTCGCCCCGGCGACGTCCTGGGCTACGGTGGCACCTTCATTGCCAAGCAGCCCACGCGCGTCGGTATTGTTGCCATCGGCTATGCCGACGGCTACCCTCGCACCGCCCCCACCGGTACGCCCGTGCGGGTCGATGGTCAACCTGCCTGCACGGTGGGGCGCGTGTCGATGGACATGCTCACCGTCGACATCACGCACCTACCCACCGCGGGCATCGGCAGCGCGGTGGAACTCTGGGGCAATCAGGTGGATGTGAACGTGGTCGCTCGTGCGGCAGGCACCATCCCCTACGAGCTGCTGTGCAACGTCAAGCGCGTTCGCTTTTCCTACGTGGATCGGGAGAACGCCTCGCCGGGATACCCTGCGCCGGCAAGCCAGCAGGCCCCCGATCTGGTTCGCTGA
- a CDS encoding HpcH/HpaI aldolase/citrate lyase family protein, with protein sequence MVTTVGLQSPLALARTFLFVPADRPERYARALAAGPGGVIVDLEDAVAAENKVPARAALADAFAALAAEDKSRILVRVNAFATQWHEEDRALVGQLSLQGLGGVVFPKAENSADLVPMVKAVCHGGVLIPLIESAKGLDAINAIAGVPKVLRLAFGHLDFQVDLGLSCDPDELELASVRLALVMASRRADLATPIDGVTVDWKDVARLEKDALRARRGGFGAKLCIHPQQVPIVQDALGPTSEEVIWARRVIDAAEAAAGGVVSLDGRMVDTPVVLHARRVLGLSAQLERIL encoded by the coding sequence ATGGTTACGACTGTGGGCCTGCAGAGTCCGCTTGCGTTGGCGCGAACCTTCCTCTTCGTGCCGGCCGATCGTCCCGAGCGATATGCACGTGCGCTCGCCGCAGGCCCGGGCGGAGTGATCGTCGATCTCGAGGATGCCGTGGCAGCCGAGAACAAGGTACCAGCAAGAGCTGCCTTGGCCGATGCCTTCGCCGCACTTGCCGCCGAGGACAAGAGCCGAATCTTGGTCAGGGTAAACGCCTTCGCAACCCAGTGGCATGAGGAGGATCGGGCGCTCGTGGGACAGTTGTCGTTACAGGGGCTTGGCGGCGTGGTATTTCCAAAGGCCGAGAACTCAGCTGATCTGGTCCCAATGGTCAAGGCCGTATGTCACGGCGGAGTCCTGATTCCGCTCATCGAGTCGGCAAAGGGGTTGGATGCCATCAATGCTATCGCTGGCGTGCCCAAAGTGCTCCGTCTGGCTTTCGGGCATCTCGATTTCCAGGTTGATTTGGGTCTGTCTTGCGACCCAGATGAACTGGAACTTGCCTCCGTTCGCTTGGCGCTGGTGATGGCGAGCCGCCGGGCAGATTTGGCGACGCCCATCGATGGCGTCACCGTGGACTGGAAAGACGTGGCACGCTTGGAAAAGGACGCACTTCGCGCCCGACGAGGAGGCTTCGGTGCCAAGCTCTGCATTCATCCGCAGCAGGTCCCCATCGTGCAGGATGCTTTGGGACCGACCTCGGAGGAGGTGATTTGGGCAAGGCGCGTAATCGACGCTGCAGAGGCTGCCGCTGGCGGCGTTGTCAGCTTGGATGGCCGCATGGTCGACACCCCCGTGGTGCTGCATGCACGGCGCGTGCTTGGGCTCAGCGCTCAGTTGGAACGGATACTCTGA